The Arachis ipaensis cultivar K30076 chromosome B10, Araip1.1, whole genome shotgun sequence DNA window cctccatatcttggaattcttcttctgattcctcttctccaacaatatttttccctctttcagctcttcttaatcttctaAGAGTTCTTTCATCTTGTTCATGAAAGATGGGTgtatttcttcttgtacctgacatacaagcagaacataagaaacacacaaaccagtgacacttcaatctattgctagaatgaagttttagttagcttaagcaaaaattcaaacagttagtgggttaattgaaaattaaaggtacataaaataaaaattctagatctagatcaccacctcacttaatcattgtcaatctaatcaatccccggcaacggcgccaaaaacttgatgggatattttcgtggaaaaacgaatttctccaaaacacccaaatctaactggcaagtgcaccgggtcgcatcaagtaataataactcacgggagtgaggtcgatcccacagggattgaaggattgagcaattttagtttagtggttgatttagtcaagcgaatcaagatttggtgagagatttgtgatttgcagaatttaaattgcatagaaagtaaaagaaatgggtaaattgcatgaaattaaagagaactggaatttaaagtgctgaatcttaaagagcaagaaattaaatggcagaaacttagaacgcaagaaatgtaaattgcagaatcttaaagtgcaagaaatgtaaatggcttgaattgtaaagggaatagggagttggatttgcagaaattaaacaagaaaaagtaaattacaacaaacagagaagtaaaggatgtcttgaatccaaccggatcttaaaacagaaatataaataagcatgaaaacagtaaacagggaatgggaaatgggaaatccggatctcaggacccaagagactagaaaaccaagtctagatctcaatgccttcctagatccaacaagNNNNNNNNNNNNNNNNNNNNNNNNNNNNNNNNNNNNNNNNNNNNNNNNNNNNNNNNNNNNNNNNNNNNNNNNNNNNNNNNNNNNNNNNNNNNNNNNNNNNNNNNNNNNNNNNNNaattctcttgaattaaaacaacaatgctagaatgtaaaagtgagctctctaccaAGTGCactaatcaaaaccgaaaagaaaagctctcctaaaaacttaaatcctatgctatttatacactttcttcaaatggtcttcaagccttcaattgggcctttgctcttgatggaattgggttgatagaggccttggttgattgctcttggagtttggaaaagaaccgaattgaaccggttttggaatcatgaaagcttgagtaaaagttggagtaaaagttagggtctaacttttgctccaacttttcacatcagcacccttgttttgctgataccaacgttggggcataAGTtgggggtctaacttttgctccaacgttggcctccccttggttattcatggcgccaacgttagccagaaagttaggggttaacgttggcgcaaacttttgctctccagggggttgttttgtgatgccaaaagtttgccaaaaagttttaggctaacttttgctccagctttttgcccaaaagttagccaaaaagtttgaggctaacttttgctccatctttttgcccaaaagttagccaaaaagtttgaggctaacttttggtccagctttttgcttcctggttcattttcaattaatccaaaagtttgagctaaagtttgagtcaaacttttgctcaaactttttgttctctcttcctcctagccattccttcttgcatcaacctttctccaagctttcttcacctatcattaatcaacaaacacatcaaagctatgctcaaaatcatgagatattcattctttcataatatgtgacaattatagcataaaacctcatgaaatagcatgaattcatacatggttgattaaatcaaaggaaacatgaaaatctacccaattggcttgcttttggctcaagaaagtgcataattcaattgaaaacaaaagaaaaaggctagtgaaactaggctaagatgacttgtcatcaactatCATCTAAGGATTTCACAATCTTTCGCTAATCTCTCCAACTTTAAGAGTTTGTTTTATTAGCCCAAGATTGATTTTCAAGCTTATGATTTCAACTAAGCAAGGTATTAAGTTCtgaatttcaattacaataaAGGTCACTAGTTAGTTAAGAGTcattaaaaaaagatttgatttggattagatttgattttgttttgatttagtttgaatttgaattttagattTAGATTTTAAATAAGTCAAAGGACTTACTCCACGAATAACATATCACGTTTTACACTTCACCACACTTTACAGTTTTATTTTCATTCTACCATGAGTAACTAATTCCCTTTGTTAAAAGGTTAAGAGTTTTGTTCATCTTTCTtatggattattaatctaagtatttttctttatttgagGTTTATGTTTTGATCTATTTCATAATtgagtttttgttcttcatccctAAATATTTAGAATTGTTGGAAAACATTCTAATTCTTTTTTGGATTCTAAATATTGTTTTGAAAAAAGTAATATTAGAATTAGTTTGAAAACTCTTTCTCACTACTTTTTGATCTAACTAAGAATAGTGTTTCAAAGAGTGTGCGACGCTTTATGATTCTTAATTGCTCtagtttgaataagtgacataaaatttaGATTATAAAACTTTTGGAAATCATTTTTTCTTGTAAGTTTCAATTGTTTAGGACTAGTttggataagtgacatataattcaacctAAGAACTATTTTTGAATCTTATTTGAAACTATAAATCAGATTTGTGCTTCACCTCgtttcttaaataattgactaaggaattagcgattaattagattaaaaagaaattgaattgccaagaaattgaaatttgattatTTATAATTTGTCATGATTGATGTCTGCATGCTTCAAATAAATGAATACAAGGATTGTTTTCCTAAGGAGTGAACTCTCTTAAACCTTAACATTCTCACCATCATTGTCTTCCCTCACTATTTGCTATTTTTATTTGCCTCTGTTCATGTTTAATTCCTTCAttcttctgattttgatttgtctaattagaatagtcaattaatcattgttgcttaatccattatTCTTTGTGAAAATGATAACCTACTCACTATGGTATTATTTGATACAATTTGGTGCACTTGTCGGGTTGTGGTTTTGAAAAATTCTCCATCATCATAGCCATCAAACTAATTAGGATTAAATCTTCAAAAAGAAGAACCACAAGCAATTTGCAGAAAATCATGAGACCTTAGTTGACAAGGACTTTTTTGCAAATATGCACATTTAATTTTGTCTCTGTCATTCGGATGATAACTTAAAATCTTTGATCGTTGTTCTGGATCTGTTATAAGACTACTTCGGATTCTAAAAACCTCCTTTTGTTAGAAGAGGTTGATAAATTGTTTTGAGATCCAATCTTCAATGATAGCGTTCTTTTGTAATATTTTTCCATTACtaatctattatatatttctaattttataACCAAAATGTCCCACATGTCACTTTCTTATTGCAATTGGAAttaaatatttccctccaaagTTAAGGAATTCTCCTCTCCTCCCTACTAATTTTataaccaaaatgtgccacatgtcactccctcattgtaattgaaattaaattttttcctCTAAAATTAGAGAATCCTTCCCTTCTccatactaattttacaaccaaaatgtgccacatgtcactccctcattgcaattgaaatcaaattttttccttaaaaattaaagagttctcccctcctccgtcttcctttctctatctctcttattccttcaaccactctatctattttatatatcattattaatattaatatcaatgactaataattattaatttgacaattaaaatgtgcaacatgacattctttaattacattaaaagaaaaattaaaatattaaaattgaagttgaaattgaaatatacatatattatgtatcatatattactatctaatttaataatcaaatgtgtcacatgacactctcttattaaaattgagcgaaaatatttttttccaaaattaataaactcccttcctaaattctctcatctacctccatttttctatttctctctatcatttttactctatatataatttatattaattttaaattttcaccacttatctttctaatctatattttcattTCTCCTCTTTCAAATATTTGTTACATATAATTTGAAGAGAATACTAATGTtataattaaaagttagaatcaagattcgattgttttaaaaaaaaattaattttgaattaattttataactatcaatataatttttttatgctaatatctaattatattttatatacatagagagaaaaaatattatttttaaataacaagtataaaaattaattatttctatttatgcaacagacttaacacctaattaaatataaaagtatacacgttaaattattttaaattttagataacgaatgttaaaattaattattaataaaaaattagactttttcatataaaaatcataactaaaaatcttattatttgattttttatttataaatatcttGGTCTTCTTAGTCAGAGATTTTTGTCAACCTACAATTTTTTTTGTAGaaataatttgattttataaatcttggacTGTAGTTTTAAAAAATGTATATTCTCGTAATATTATTACGAGTAAAATACTAGTAGGATAAAATTATAAACCTAACTTaattgattaataaaaataattcacaattctatacaaatttaaAAGTATAGTATACAATTATAAATACAAAACTGACAAACATGTGTCATTCAAATtaatttccaacacaactaaTAATATCCTAAATTCCTAATTCAAAATAAGTCAATACACATAAACAATTAACAATCAGATTAATGAAATCAAATTAGTAATTACATCGTCAAAACAAATTCAatcacaattaacaaaccaactatatcaattatcaaacaatgaagaaaataagcaatGAAGCAAGCAAATCAATGATTCAGTATTTCAGACTTTTGATGAATCATGAATGTACCAAGAGTCCAAGACTCCATGAGGCAGCAACCAGCAGCCAGCAGCGGTGCAGCGCCCAACGGCAGCAGGACGAAGGCTGAACAACTGAAGACTGAAGAGTAAAGAGGATCGCAGAAGAAGACAGAACCAGAAGAGGAACGCAGAAGAAGAACGCAAAAGAGGAACGCAGAAGAAGAACGCAAAACCAGAGTACCAGACAACCAGTGACGCAGAAGAGAAATGCTGAAGAAGTAGATAGAACCAGACGTTGAAGGAACGCAGAACCACAACCAGTGACACAGAAGAGGAACGCAGAAGAAGAAGGCAAAACCAGACACGGCGATGCAAGGAAAAATCGCATATCGGACGAGTATCGATGAGTGTCGTGTTCGAAATGTGTCCGACATACGGACGCGACAAAATAgggaagtgtccgtgcttcataggttGTAAATTTCAGTTGTTTTCAAAGTATCCCTACTTTTCATAACTCATATCATATGAACTAAGAATCGATTCTCAGATTTCAAGTTCATAGAATTGGTATGTGGAATTATAATTCCAATTCTATGTTACcccgaaaataaaaaaaaaaatgaaattaatgGACCCAATTCCAATTCAAAGCTCTAATTTCATACACAATTCCATAAACAATTTGCATTTGTCAGACATAAAATATACCTATTTCGTACAATATATATGTATAATGGAGTTAACACTCAAATTGCCCTGAAATTTGCCAAGAGTCTTAAATTGATCCTTTAAATTTTTGTCTCAATTCAAGGGCCAACTTTAGTCTCGGAAAAAATTCCAGGAGCTAATTTGAGTACTAACTCATGTATGATCATAGTATTATCATTACTATACCAAAGGGTAATTCTGAATGCTCTCAAGCACAAAAATTACATAAAGATAAGAACATTTGTACAATTAAATCAAGGGGGGAAATTGGCAGAAATACAGATCGAAAAATATTTCTTGGCCACGGCTACAGTGCACCAAAATAAGTATGGAGTACAACAGATTATTAGTTAGATCCAATGGTTAACACATCTCTAGACTTACATATTCACCATTGGATCTAGTGGTACACCATACTTATTTAGGTGTACCACAGACAGGTTACCATGTTCGTTTACTCATACTTCTATAATGCTCTAATATCATAGAAGGTTACCAGAACCTTTATAAAATTTGGAACACTTATCAGATTGGGATCCAAAAAGGAAaagctgaaaaaaaaaaaggttactcTAGCGAATTGATGAGGTCTTTAAAATTGAAAACCAGCCAATCAGCTTTTGTAGCAACAGCTTCTCGAAGTTGAACACCGGCATAGCAAATGAACAAATCAGCACCACCTGGTCTGCGAGCCTAAACgcgattaaaaaaaaatcaaattattaCATTTGATATGAAATAAGAATTAAACTTGACTATACAAACTGATAAAAGGAAGAGAATATTATCATTACAATTTTATATTTACAGATTAGAAGTTTATGGAGAATTGAAGTCTTTCCATCAATGACTCAATGAAATTCACCAAAAATATAACTAGCATGGGTGGGTTCATTTGTGTATCCACACTTCAACATCACGATTGGTTTTTGAGCGAAATGTACAACTGTTTTGGTGTAATAGGAAATTGCAAAGGATATAAACTAGAAACAATTTATCATAAGCAAAAACATTAGTTAATTCAACATATTCTCGAGTCTAATCATGAAAACCATAATTAGAAACAAAGTATTTGATCAAACAAGCAGCAAGTATTACGGAAGGTTTCTTTTCTTACCTCAAGATCAGTTGCACCATCCCCAATCATAGCTAATGCCTTGTATCCATGAGCCTGATGAAATATTTTGATCAGATTTTACAAGAAACAAAATAATTGAAGTTCACATGCAAGTGCAAGCCTAACCTTCCTCAGTTGTTGTACTGCAGTAGCTTTGCCGCCACTTCTTGAAGTAGGTTCATTTGCATCAAAACCCAGAAACTCTCCAGAGCTTCCGAAAAGTAGTTGATTGGCAAAAATGTTCTCTTTTGGTATCCCGAGAATCGATGCAACAGGCTTCATAAGAAACACAATAacatttagaaagaaaaatatCATTTGCAATTCCTGATTAAATGGAAGAACTAGTTTTTTCTCTGTtatatagtttttatttttttccgaTGGAATGCTAGTAATAGTTTTCAAATActtcatattttattttcaaatgcaACAGTTAAAGGAAATTTATCCAAGTTCACAATATAATTATAGTAACCAATATGGATCAGAAAACCCAtgaaagtactactattttccataCATTGATCATTTGACGAAAGCCTCCAGATATCAAATATACATCCATGTGATTGGCCTTCAGCTTCTGGACTAATTCTTGAATGCCAGGGGAAAGCCTGCATATTAATTAGTAGAATTGTTTCAACAAGGAGAAAAGAGGATACCCAGTTGAACTTTGGTGATGCAGATAAAACCTTATCTTTCGTCAAAGTTTAGGCTAGTCATATCAAGGGGTAAATCTatggtttttcttcttttttttttcttttcactcNNNNNNNNNNNNNNNNNNNNNNNNNNNNNNNNNNNNNNNNNNNNNNNNNNNNNNNNNNNNNNNNNNNNNNNNNNNNNNNNNNNNNNACtcaataatatttattaaatggTAAACTATGATTTCAACATAAaggaatatatattatttttgttctaGAATCTAGATACTATGCAGCATTTCCTGTTGAGGCACGAAAATCAAATATATCTTAAAACTGCATCAGATGGAAAAATACATCATTTCTTGGATTGGTTACTGCCATAGTCAAGACCATCCTTGGTTAGAGTGACTATTTTCTCTAGATTATACGTCAGTCTTTAACCCTACACCTTCTCCTGATCTATCTGTCTGAGATGGGCACAGAAAACTGGGTAGTACGTACTTGATACTCTACTCTCTCAGTGTTTAACCCATTTATCAAATGCACAACTACATGTAAACTAATAGTTAATAAATATGCCTACTCCTCATCTTAATGAAATTCTTTTTTATCCAAAAACTGCAGAGCATTGAAGAAGAAAACGATATTGAGTTAAGGTCTTTTACATACTAGCATATCGATAATGTTTCATATaaaatgaatgattcattcaattTGTAAGGCAAAGAATGATTAAGATTATTCAAAGCAAATCAAGATATAGGAAGTTAACTGGTTAAGAATGTAAAATCAGTTCTATCCAATAATTGCCAAAGATGGTTAAGAAAAAGTAGTTAGTAATACCGTGGGGGCCTTTGCTCAAGAAAATTCTGAACCTGAGATAAAGAGGGATTGAACAATTTCAGTCTAGCAGCCAAGGCTTCCTCAAAAGGAACAGAACCACCCATAGCTCTGCAAAAATTTAACACTTAAATCAGAAATCACAAACAAATACTTCCTTGATACCCTATTTATCTGTTACTGCAACATCTTTGTACCACTTTGAATCCTTTTATTCGGATGCACTGTTCCAAAGATGTACCAGAAAGTAACGATGACTAGTAAATGGATTCAGAGAGAGCATAAAATAACCAAAGAtgaaatcttttaaaaataaCTCTAAACTAAAATAATCCAACCTAGCAGTCCATTCAGCAACAGCCTTTCCAGCACCACAGAACTCGGCAAGCTCGTCAATACCTTCATCCAAGCAGACGGTGCTATCGACATCAAAGCACACAGCACTACACTTTCTCCAAAGATCAAGAGTTTCTACAATTTTTGAGAATCCCATCCACATTATTATGATTGCACAATTCATTAAAGCTAAGAATTTGTACACAATGATTAAAGACACTCAAATTGACATATAGTGATTACAGTTCAAATAAGTATGGACAAATTTCTTGACACTGTTAGAGAAAGCAGTAATGTCAATTCAAGGCCTGCATAAGAGATACCTAAACTTGTTTGAACAATGACACCTACATTCTCATACTAACTGTGTATTATGTAAATCATAATTCTCAAATAACAGAACTTGAAATCAAATAACATGAATATGCCAATGAGAATATGAAGTATTatgatcataaattcataataTTAGATCCTAATTCTGGAAAAATGGACTGAAAGGATAGTCTTCATCAAATTAGTAACAAATCACCATAACAGAGACAGATCCTATTTGTAACCTTTGGAAGGAATAGTGTTCTCAAAATGGCCCACTTTAGCTCCACCAACAGACGAAGCAGCAGCTACAACAACCATTGGCGAAGAATGCTTCACGATCTCAACACCAATCCCAGAGGCAATGTTGTTCCTCTTCTTCAGATGCAGCGTCGATGAAGGAACGAAAAGAGATTGGTGTTTCTTGCAACAAAAAACGCAAACTGGGTTGATCCCAGAACTCACCAACCCTTCCATGAAAACCAATTGAAGTACCTCTAACCTGTTTTTAAATCTCAATCAATCAAGTAATAACGGAGAAAATGGAGAatcaaagaaggaagaagaagattatGCACTAGATTATTGGATCCAAGAATGCATGAAGGGTGTTTGAATAATTGCCACTGAGTTAGTTACCTTACCTGCCtgaggctttttctttttcccacTAAAATCGAAGCTTTTGGGAGGCACCTTGAGATGGTTGGTGAGGCTCATGCTTAACCTCTTCTTACCAGAAAGTCTATGAagcagcaatttttgtgttttgtggccagcacttaattataaaaaaaaaataagtaattttttattattggatataatctcacaccattaaaaacactattaattaccaattgatagttaaaaaacacaaaaattactgatCCCTTAACATTCCTCTcttcttattaaaaaaaaaaaaccattgataataataataagagaaagGCTAAGCaacttttagtatttttttattattatttggttaatataaatattaaattatttttaataaataaattttattaatttatatattttaaattttaataatataaatataaattatatatttattgtgtacaaaatttttataaatataaatataaattattgctaactaaaaataataatatttattaattatataacattgttcaaataataataataaaaataataaaaacaatattCCCTACTAAATCTAAATATCCCAACAAACCATCAATGCTTCAATAGGAAATGATACTATGCTTCCAAACTTATTAATTAGGATAAATGGttaaattcatttttaaaaaattattcgtttttcaaattagtctctaaaaattttttttaattgaatttgtccttcaaaaaatttaaattaattattttagttcttCTATCATTTTCTTTGTTGAtagtatcaaaattttttaatgtgACACAATAAGTGATACTACAACACACATAGGAGTTTTAAATGACTATTAGTATGAtaagtttataaaattagatcaaataaaaatttaattgagGGAAAAACTTGAAACattgaaattcctcaatttggagttgatttgatctaattttataaagtTATCATGTTAACCGCCTATTAAGACTATTAGGT harbors:
- the LOC107623903 gene encoding phosphoserine phosphatase, chloroplastic, whose amino-acid sequence is MEGLVSSGINPVCVFCCKKHQSLFVPSSTLHLKKRNNIASGIGVEIVKHSSPMVVVAAASSVGGAKVGHFENTIPSKETLDLWRKCSAVCFDVDSTVCLDEGIDELAEFCGAGKAVAEWTARAMGGSVPFEEALAARLKLFNPSLSQVQNFLEQRPPRLSPGIQELVQKLKANHMDVYLISGGFRQMINPVASILGIPKENIFANQLLFGSSGEFLGFDANEPTSRSGGKATAVQQLRKAHGYKALAMIGDGATDLEARRPGGADLFICYAGVQLREAVATKADWLVFNFKDLINSLE